In Scylla paramamosain isolate STU-SP2022 chromosome 8, ASM3559412v1, whole genome shotgun sequence, the sequence gataggacaagataaagatatgagattgtgatcggaggagcccaacggagaaggaagggtgacagcataagcagaaggattagaggtcaggaaaaggtcaagaatgttgggcgtatctccaagacggtcaggaatgcgagtagggtgttgcaccaattgctctaggtcatggaggatagcaaagttgtaggctagttcaccaggatggtcagtgaagggagaggaaagccaaagctggtggtgaacattgaaatctccaagaatggagatctctgcaaaagggaagagggtcagaatgtgctccactttggaagttaagtagtcaaagaatttcttatagtcagaagagttaggagagaggtatacagcacagataaatttagtatgagagtgactctgtagtcgtagccagatggtggaaaactcggaagattcaagagcgtgggcacgagagcaggttaagtcattgcgcacataaacgcagcatccagctttggattgaaaatgaggatagagaaagtaggaggaaacagaaaaagggctactgtcagttacctcagacacctgagtttcagtgaggaaaagaagatgaggtttagaagaggagaggtggtgttctacagattgaaaattagatcttagaccgcgaatgttgcagaagttaatgaagaaaaagttgaggggggtgtcgagacacttagggtcgtcgacagaaaggcagtccgacctggggacatttatggtcccctccccagatggggactccgaggctggtgtaggagtcgccatgatgattttaaaatttttgagtgaagggtgtgtgtgttattaggtgcttgtagttatgtgtggaggaagagagttgtctttagagggcaggctgtgactgcccccttgtgttgtgagacaaagggaaatgctactgctactgctgctgctccttctcctgttactaatatatactgctactactactactactattactactactaccactactgatactactattactaccgctgctgttccctttcctgttactactactattactactactactactactactactactatcgctgCTGTTCGCCttcctgttactactactactactactactactactaccgctgcaGTTCGCctttctgttactactatttctactattactactactactactaccgctgctgctgctgctgctgctgctagccTCATCATCCCCTCGCCCCGCCAGGACGGACGGCTGCCGCTCGTACTGGTGGTCACCGTCATCGTGCAGTATCTGGGCCACGTGGTGCTGTTCATCGCCAGTTGCGTGAACGACGTGCCCTCCCGCCTGCAGGAACTCACCAAGacgcaggtaaacacacacacacacacacacacacacatgcgaaCGGTTACCTaaaatggagggaagatgaaaaacaagagtTGACACGCATACTTATGGTGTAGAAATCCGTAATTATATCAGTTCCTCTGTTAACCATTTCTACCATCGTTGTTTCCACAGAATCAGAATCCGGAAATTGATGCGTCTTTCTTGAACCGACTATTATTCTTCTATAACCTGCCACTCATCTGGCGGGGCTGGCGGCGGCCCCTCGTCTACGAGGACCTTCCAGACGTTCTCCCCAGAaactcggcggaggctgtgtaCAGACGGTGGCGCAGCACCctcgacaggtgtgtgtgtgtgtgtgtgtgtgtgtgtgtgaggttctGGCCAacggtaataataaaaaaaaaaaaaaaaaaaaaaaaaaaaacggccgGAATCTTCCAGCAGGAATAGAGACAAAATATAATgaactgtattctgaaacacttctgcggctcacctccactgctttttaaaaggctctctataaacatttttttttttttttttttttttttttttttacggttcgagtgacagattaacaagatttgtacaagagaaacaagtcttgagaacctggctaaccATCTCTGGCCATAAAatatagtcgtggtgagagagcaaagcgtttttgaatACAGGCCAGTATGTAACAAGACAGGGCATTAATGATAAGTCTGTTCTCTCTTGGTGTCTTTGTGTGGCGGCGGGCGTGTATGTCagcaggaaggagggacaaCACTGGGAAGAGTTCATGGTGGTGGGCAAGGCGGCGACGGCCACATCGCAGAGCAAAACCAAGGTGTCCCTGGTGTGGCAAGTCTGGCGGCAGAATCAGTCCACCATGCTGATGCTGCTCCTCTCCTGCCTCTTCTTCGAGAACATCGTCTTCCTCAACCCTGTCCTGGTCGGGTGAGTGTGCTGTTCTCATGGGAAGACTTTGATATTACGTTAACTCCCTCACAGTACCCTGGCCACACGAGGACTGAAAACACTCAGTCATGGTTACATTcccagtgactctctctctctctctctctctccgtaatccTGCCGGCTTGTTTTAAAACTGGACCATTCTTCCAGTTGGCTGATTGAGTTCATGGGAGACGAGAGCGAACCATGGTGGCATGGATACCTGTACGCTGTGCTCCTAGTGGCGGTGTGTGAGATTCGCTCCTTATTCAAGAACATGTATATCAAAGATATGATGACCATCACTGTGAGGATCCGGACGGCGCTCATGGCTGCGGTGTATAACAAGGTGGGTGTCTGGGTGCTGGGTTGCTGTATTATGGGGATTTTCAGACCCCTGCTGAACAACAAGGTGGTTGACTCGGTGTCAACTGTGTGTTACGGTGCTATATCCTGGGAATTTTCAGACTGCTATTTCCTATGGACAGGTTAAAGGAATGCTGTGCTTCAAAGGATAAAAATACTTGAATATATCCGTGTTTATCATTGCCAGATAcgtagtggtgataatgaggGCGGTGATGCGTAATGGACTAAAATTACAAATATCTTACAAAATATTAAGAATATTTCACTCAAATTGACCGGCAAAATTGAGAGATTCATTGCTGgctgacttgagagagagagagagagagagagagagagagagagagagagagagagagagagagagctctacACAGAAGTACTTCCCACTATCATttacagctgtgtgtgtgtgtgtgtgtgtgtacgctgcATGGCAGCAATATACTAAAATTATGCGGATGGATCGTTAGATATACATTTATTGACCGCAGTTGATAATATGTACACACTGAAAATGCTTTATGTCTAAAggtcaataaacaaataaataacgtgGTTATCTTTCAACTAACTTTCCTAAACttctgtaaaaaagaaaagcaagctAACAAATCAatttcattaatctctctctctctctctctctctctctctctctctctctctctctctctctctctctctctctctctctctctctctctctctctctctctcctgcaggctATCTACCTCTCCAGCTCCTCCCGCCGAAAGTTCACAGTGGGTGAGATCGTGAACCTGATGGCAGTGGATGCACAGGTCATCGGGGACACCTTCCTGGAGCTCAACAACTTCATCAGCACCcctttggtcatcctcttcacCGTCAGCTTCATCTGGGCAGAGCTTGGTATGGTTACAGGAagctttctttattcattatgcAAATACAACATCTAAATAACAAAACCCTACATCTACTGTGGTCTTAAGCATTGGAGTAGGTGCAGGGTAGGGAACAGcctcattatgaaggggcaggGGTGAACCAGTGTATGCTGTCTGGCTTTGCTGTGGAAGTATCTGGCATAGGTGTGCCATGCCTAATctcctgtgatgtggtggttCGTGAGACTATCTCTCTCCACCAAGGATTTAAAGGTCTTAAGactgtgaatgatgtgtgtgcaagggtgtggtgctttgtctgggccaccccataTGTAattagatagacagaaataaataaaaagacaggttGTATGACTCAAAAGTGAAGAAGGTAGATAAGGTGCCATTATATAGTATCTTgtaactactaccaccatgaACTGCAGGCCCCTCAGCACTGGCAGGACTAGCAGTGATGATGCTGCTGATTCCCCTCAACAGCCGCATTTTGAGCCACACCAAGGCTCTGCAGGCTCAGGCCATGAAGGTGACAGACAGCCGGGTAAAGGCGCTCAGTGAGATCATCAACGGCATCAAGGTGAGTGTGTCCTGGTGTGTGGATGCCACAAGACTTAAAAGCATGCAGACATATGTAGAAAAATAGGGGAAAAAGTTTGGAGGAAAATATGATTGAGATAAAAAGATTTGTTGCCAACACTCTacattatatataaataaacagataaataaatgtgcAAGTAAATTGAAACCATTTTTTAGTCAAGGATTCTATTGTGAATTAATTGACTTGTAAGTGATATGAATTAAacagaaatatgaaacaaaagtCTGAGAAAAATTTTcatgaaaatgacaaaaagaaaataaggaaaattaaattaagCATAATTTTTAGTTGAAAAATTCCAGTGTGAATTACTTTAGGTACAGTGCAAGTTATTTAGATTTATCGAGAGTGATGTGGAGCAttgcatggtggtggtgcagtggtggtgagcGTTCCGTGTGTCTCCCTGCAGGTGCTGAAGCTGTACGCGTGGGAAACATCCTTCAGTGAGCAAGTGAAGAGCTTCAGGGATGAAGAAGTCAAGCTCCTGAAGAGGCTGGCGATGTACAGGTCactccatgtttttttcttcaacaCCACACCTTTCATTGTAAGTATTTGTCTCAGACATCATTTTATCACAAGAATGGAGATCAAGCAAGACTGAAGACATTACATTCAAAATATGCCTGCTAATGTTATCCCATGGGATGATTATAGATAGTGGAAGATGCTACTGTCTTCACTTTGAACAAGTTGTAATGAGAGTTGTTATAGTTTTTGGttaatttttcatcattataatcatagTTTAACAAAGGTTCAGCACAAGCAATAGGAAATGACACTTGTGAGAACCCTACTTATAATTTTTGTAGCTTTTGCAATGACTGATAAGTGTTTCAGCATATGGGCCTAATGTTCCATCACTTCTCAGGTCTCATTGGCCACCTTCGCTACATATCTCCTTGTATCCGAGGAGAACCAGCTGGATGCCAAAAAGGCCTTCGTCTGCATAACCCTCTTTGACATCTTCAGAATGCCGATCATAGTGCTGCCGGAACTCATCTCTAAATGTGTCCACGTAAGccataagagaagctgcaagaagccatcaggcctacgtGTGGCAGCCCTTGTACTATATAACATACAGTACTGAGCCAAATACTATACATCTTAAGGAAGCAGCATGTACATAAAAGCAGGTATTCGTGGAAGTAAGAAAGGTAGATTAGAATACTCAATACAGTCTTGGTTCCTGTGCAGTGTGCCGTGTCTatgaggaggatggaaagataCCTCAATGCTGATGAACTTGATCCGCTTGACGTCATAAGTGATCCACACCAGGGTGAGTATTGCTGTGGGCATTGCTGTTGAGTTGGCTTGAGGTTGTGTTGCCAGTGGCCTTATATGTCACATCTAGCATCTCAAATTCAAATTACATGTTAAATCTAAAGACCGTCTGACTGCTGGccatattctaaaacatttCTGCGCTTGACTctaactactttcaaaaggctttacttAAAGTTACATAGGTTTCTTAAGGGTGTGTTTacagttttagtgacagattaacaagagttctacattattatccagaaaaatactcttgagagttcagctaatcatctctgtggtctttgaaaatagtcatgctGAGAGGGCAAAGTGTTTCAGTACAAAAGCCTAAAACACTTGGTACCTCAGATAGTTCTACTCAACAAAAAACAGACTTGCAATCTTTAAAAGGCTTTATTTAGTCCACCACCCCTTTTGCTGCAATCATTATATTCTAAACTTTCACCAAGCCATTTTATCAAGCTTGAGAAGAAATCATATGCGAGTTTAAGTCTTAATTACTGGTGTGGATGAATGGTGCAGGCAGTGCTGTGATGGTGCAAGGTGGCTGCTTTTCATGGGAGGGCGATGAGGAGCAGGCGACTTGGAGACTGCAGGACATTGAGCTGAAGGTTCATCACGGACAGCTGGTGGCCTTGGTGGGCATGGTGGGCTCAGGGAAAAGCTCCATCCTCTCTGCTCTGCTcggggagatgaagaaggatgcTGGAAAGGTGGTGGTCAATGTAAGTGGCTTTTactatgtgtgtatatatactgTAGTGATAAAAATAGCACTGTAGTCAGAGTACTTATGTAAGCTGTATatgtctacttatctatctgtttgcctatccatctatctatcaatgtttctgtctatatatatccatatgtctatctacatatctacctacccatctatctttctatctgtctgtttatgtacATATCTggctatctatttgtttgtttatttacctttttatcTAAATATGtatctccgtgtgtgtgtgtgtgtgtgtgtgtgtgtgtgtgtgtgtgtgtgtgtgtgtgtgtgtgtgtgtgtgtgtgtgtgtgtgtgtgtgtgtgtatgtgtgtgttgaaacGAGCCATCACTAACACTTATGGTCCATGCAGGGGTGTGTGGCCTACGTTTCTCAACACCCATGGCTGCAAAATGCCACACTGCGAGACAACATCACATGGGGCCAAGCCTATGACCCTAGGAGGTACCGGCAAGTGGTGCGGGCGTGTGCACTCCAGGCCGACATTGACATGCTGCCTGCAGGGGACCTCACCGAGATAGGAGAAAATGTGAGCTTAGCAGATAGTGTAGTTTATTCTTACAGTCACTAAAAGCTCCACATGTTATtaggtgttttcatgttttctttcccaagTACTTCAAAGCATCACACTTGCCACTTAAATTAACATCTCACCAACAGGGGATCAACATGAGTGGGGGACAGAAGCAGAGGATATCACTGGCCCGAGCAGTCTACAGCAGTGccaatgttttcttccttgacGATCCACTGAGCGCCGTCGACTCACATGTGGGCAGACACATCTTTGACCATGTGCTGGGACCCAATGGACTGCTAAAGGACAAGGTCAGTGCTGCAGTGCTTCCCTCATCATCCTTGTCTCTGTTAACTGGATTGGATTACAAAGGTGCTACTGAAGCTATAgatattcctctttcttctttccttcattgaaTTTGTTTTGTgaattttgcttttttgtattctcctcttataattgtttattttgttttacacattttcattggcagtagtagtagtagtagtactaacaaCTAAGATCTTACAAATATTGATGTCTGTATGATCTCAGGAAATAGTAGTATGAAGTAATAGGTGATAGATTATGGTTTAGAAGAGCTCTTACTTGTGcatcccccctttctctctctctctctctctctctctctctctctctctctctctctctctctctctctctctctctctctctctctctctctctctctctctctctctctctctctctctctctctctctctctctctctctctctctctctctctctctctctctgccacttattcttcctttccttctcttgctgctcatcatttcctcctcttttgaaaTGTTTATCAAGTCACTTTCTTCTGGTATCTATTTCTGGTAAAGCTTTTAAAACTCAGAATCCAAATCCCACTAGtaactctcttttctccctcaggCACGTGTGTTGGTGACCCACGCAGTGACCTTCCTGCCACAGGTGgatgaggtagtggtggtggcagaaggAAGGGTGACAGAGCGGGGCACTTATGCCTCACTGCTCGCTTCAGAGGGTTCCTTTGCTAAGTTCATGGTGCAGCACATCAAGGAACTggatgaagaggaggcagaTATAGGTAATTGTACTTTCCTGCCCTCTTGTTGATCTGTTTGAAGAGGTTTGCCATGTGTTggtcttcttgtttcttttttttttttttttttttatgttcctttgctAAACTCATGGTGCAGCACATGAAGgaactggtggaggaggaggtggacaaaGCTGATTATAGTTCTCAGCACTAATTGGTCTGTTTGAAGGATTCACCATGAGTAGGTCTTCTCGTCTCTTGAGTGAATTTTCAGGGAGTTTCAGTCTCTCTAATTTTGTGATCCTTTGCTAAGTTCATGGTGCACCACATCAAtgaactggaagaggaggaggaggcagatggAGGTCGTTATACTTCCCAGCACACTAGTCAGCCTGTTTGAACAGTTTGCTATGTGTGGGTCTTCCTGTCTCTTAGGTAAATTTTCAGAGACACATTCCCTCTAATTTTGAGTTAATTGAGTGGTTCCTTCAATTTTGCAATCAATTTATATATATCCTGAGTTTTGCAAGGGACAGGAGACAGAGATCCCCATGAAACTTGGGTAAATTTTCAGAGCCACTTTCCCTCTAATTTCAAGATTGATTAAATGGTTACTTTATATAAGATACTGCATCCCTCTAATTTTGAGACTTAATGTGTATCTTTCCTAAGTTTTGTAAGGGATAGGGACCTGGAACATCTGAGACTAAGACTTGTGTCTGTTTCAATGTTTCAGAGATGGAGGCATTGCATGACCAGCTGGAAAGTGTGGACAGTAATATGAAACTTTATCGGCAGCTTTCTGACACAAGGCAGTCACTGAAGAGCTCCCTGAGGTAAGTAATGGTCTGAGGAGGCTAGTGTGCTGAGAGGGAAAAGAACATGTTTGCACAAGCAACAATACTGgtggcttacacacacacacacacacacacacacacacacacacacacacacacacatacacacagtaatGTTCAAAGCTTTGGTATGAGTGGAgcaaaaggataagaaagacatgtttttcaGAGATATAGAAAATACAAGAGTTGATAAAGAATTGAGTGAAACAAAATATTTGATGAACCAAAGAAATACAGTTTTtgcttttggtgttttgataagTGAAACAACCTGGATGAGGGAATGGTAAACACTACAAGTGTTCATGAGGTTACACTAATGATCAACCAAATGAGATAGAGATTGAATCCCTTGAGTCCAGTCTCACTTCTTGAAAATCACAACCAGATAAACAACTACACTTTTctcagaagtgtgtgtgtatcattccAGTATTTCAAATGAACAAATGCAAACAAGATCAAGTTTACTTTCCTTCACAGTTACCAGCCATCAAGCCCAAGCACTCCTCACCTCAACAGCAGCAGGTGGTCAATGGTCAGCAAGAACAGTGCCTCTGAAGGCAGGCCACAATTGCAGTACCAGCTCAGCACTGACTCTTCTGTGTCTGGATTCATGCACAGCATTAGGAATGGAAgcatctcttcccttcacagCCATGCAGCCAAGAGCCAGGAGGCTAAAAGTCTTAAAGGGAATGACAACATTCAGAAATTAGTAAACAATGAGGTCTCCGAGACTGGAAATGTGAGCCATTCCTTGCTTTTGTGAAACTAATGTATGCTTTTGGGTCTTACTATGaatgtgtgtggccagctgtgctatgcctgAGCTCCTGGGATGTAGTTTGGTGGTCCACTCCAcaagactatccctttccaccagagGCTGATGGGGCTAAGAGTATGAATGATGTGTGCATGAGTGTTGCTGACCTGgcatttagatagatagatggtgaTGTATCTAATGGCATACTGTCctaaaactaagaaaataagggaagctgcaagaattggcttcaggcctacatgtggcagtccttgtatctTGTAGGTCACTGTTAAGTCATAACAGAAGTTTCCCAATATGTTGTGTTTCTTCTGCAGGTTTCCTTTCGTGTGTATTTCATCTACGTGCGGGCCATGGGAGTGCTGTTCACCACTGTGTCTTTTGTCACCCTGGTATTGTCTCAGGTGAGTGTTGACCTTTGGGAGATTATGCGATCATTATAATAGTAAATTGATAGTGTTATAAAATCAACTGATAGTTTTATCCCTGCTGCCCTCTtgcatttatttcattcttgcattttccctcctttttatgATTAAGAGATGTTTCATAAGTAGTAGTCTCTTGCTGATGAGGGaaaggtaaatgaataaaaattagcAAATAACCTAAGATTTACTACAATTGTTTCCCAGGCAAGCTATGCAGGAAGCCgtgtctggctggctgaatggTCCTCTGAGCAGACCAATGTTACAGACAACACATCAGCAAGCAGAGACACCTTCCTTCTGGTCTATGGCGTCTTTGCATTAACACAGTGTGAGTTATAGATCTCCCTTTTATATTTCAATAGATTCTGTACTGTCAGTGGGTTAATGAACCTGCTGCCATCAGCCCACATTTATACATACTGGTGTACAGGAATCATGTCAAAATTCTGTTTGTCTTCACACAGACTGTGTACTTCAAACAAATACATTTGAGTCATTGTAGTGAAATAAATCACATGGTATGCCCTCACTGATGaatattaagaaagaaatatatttatttataacttTTCTCACATGTGCAGCAATTTTGCTATTCCTGGCCATCTTGATAATAGCACATTGCACACTGAAGGCAGCCAACACCCTCCACTCTGGCCTCCTCAAGTCTGTGCTTCACCTCCCCATGAGCTTCTTTGACACAAACCCCAGCGGCCGGATCATGAATCGCTTCAGCAAAGAGATTGACAAGGTGGACAAGAAGCTGCCGATGGTGGTGCGCAGCTGTCAGACCACACTCATACAGGTAAGGCCAAGGACTGTGTGACATGTAGAGGAAGTGACTGGGGCAGGAATACATGAAACCTTAAAACATCCTTGCAGCTTTTCATCCCTCACACTTATTACTCCACAGCACCTCTCTTAGTCCACATCTAACATTCTCTTAGTTCATGTGTATCATCATTTTCTCATCTACTTATATGAGAAAACTGGCTTAGAAGtctcttctttgtattttaagttatttttaaTGTTGTGAGCATTCTATTTTTGATGATGTATGGCTACACCTGTTCTGAAGCAGACCAGTGCAtggagtgtttctcctgctacaGGTTGTGACCACACTGGGGGTGATCATCGCAACAACACCTGTGGTGGCTTCCATGGTGGTGCCAATCatgcttgtttattttgtaatcCAACGAGTGTTTGTGGCCACTTCCAGGCAGATCATGCGCCTTGAGTCTGTCTCCAAGTCTCCTATTTACTCTCACTTCAGTGAGACTATAGCTGGTAAGAAGCTCACAGTGTTCATATTGCACTGTATACTTTGGGGTAAACAAGTCACTACTGAGATTTCACACTTACattattttctgtcttcatGATGCTTAGCAATGAACCACTTGCCTTTTGCTGTTgtgtatggtggtgatggcgtcaGTAAGAAAATTAGATGATTGAAGCAATCTGATAAGTTTTGGTCAATTAATGATTAATGACATTTGtcagaaaatattacaaattcaagttaaatgaaaatttaaagtGCATTCTAACATCTTGCCATCGTGCCAGGTGTGTCTGTAATACGGGCATTCAAGAGGCAAGACGAGtttttctctcagtctctgCAGAAGATGGAAAACTCTCAGAAGAGCATCTATGCCTGTATTACTGCCAACAGGTAAGTGCACCaaccattttttatttacctatataTCTCTGTACagtattttctctccctatAACAGGTAACTcacaaagagaataaatagcCACTTACACATCCATTCATTGACAGGTGGCTCAGTATTCACCTGGAGACCATAGGGAACCTTATCACCTTTGCCGCTGCCCTGTTTGGTGTTGCTAACCGGCTCACCATAAGTCCAGGAGCTGTTGGCCTCACCGTCAGCTATGCCCTCAGTGTGAGTCACTCCTGGGGGTTCATGCAGGCgtcagacacgcacacacacacacacactttattgatGATGAATTTAATGTCAGAAGTTGATGATATCCATGATATAATGGGTGAAAAATAGTGAGTAGTTGTGAGAGTATTGTTTGAGAGTCTGCATGCAGAAAGGTTTAAAGGCCTAAAGTTACTCAGATCAACAAAAGGGAAGATACAGTATTTGTTGTGATGTTTGAAGGAAAAAGGGACTGGAGCAGGTGGTGTTCTGATGAGGGGTAATAGAACATTAAGATCAGCCAGTGTGTGTTAATGTGAAAAGCTGTCTAGATTTGGGATCACCTATGATGGAAGTTAATCCTGATTTGAGCTGCACCACACATGACTCAAACATTCCTTCCCATAAGTCCATTacaacataaaaaacaaaagtttTCTCTGATTTCCAGCACAGTCCTCCTCATGCAGTATGTCTAATgtaacattaaaagaaaaaactattTCCAGCAGAATTTCACACTGACTTGCTGGTCATCAAGACTGTTCAGAGTGCAACATATCACCAAACACATTACACATGTATTCATCTTACCACTTGTAGCTTGATCATTAACTTGTGCCAGCATTTAGACTAAAACTATGGGTCAGTGCTCCTGTGGTGAGCAGCAAGTGTCTGCTTATTGGTGCACTATTGTGAAAATCCACCTTATCAGaacttgtttccttccttctagaTCACAATGCTGCTCAACTGGCTGGTGCGTGTTGTGTCAGATCTGGAGGCGAGCATTGTTTCTGTGGAGAAGATTGATGAGTACATGCAGGTCAGTGCCATCCCAGTGGTGGGATTGGTGAAGGTGTGGATTTTGCAAAAGGAATCAAGGAAGTTTGAGTATTGTGAAAGTTGTTGGTaataaaaagcaataaaagGAAGTTTGTTACTTAAATCTTCGGATTATACTTTTTAAAAATTATGATGTTAGCTCTTCTGTATTTAGAATTTGAAAAATAAGAGCTCAGTTTTCACATTGATTTATTGTGATATGCAAATGTACACTTTCCTTCTGTTGCCAAGAAGTGAATAGAAGTTTTGAAGTTTGCATATTGCACTGGTTATAATTTGCAGGTATCAATCACCATTTAATTTACAAGAAAATGTTATCTCTTTCATGTATTTATGCTACACACTTACATCATGCACATAAATTTAAGTTGTATAAGAAATGTAAACGTATTGTTATGAAAAACTACAGGACTAATTATGATAATATTTGTGTAGTTGCCGC encodes:
- the LOC135102648 gene encoding ATP-binding cassette sub-family C member 3-like isoform X3, translating into MGGSENISYISSEDILLPGLCDEPLWSASRAWHTENPQFGRCLERTVLLWAPCLVLWVSAPFYALALQRRPYDPVPWSALAYTKVLVTAVVMAAAVTEGIWAVTGGYTTSLTADFLAPLLLVATYVLYLLMLMAERRRGKRSSGVLWTYWLVTVVAGALQFSTAVTAVIHQDGRLPLVLVVTVIVQYLGHVVLFIASCVNDVPSRLQELTKTQNQNPEIDASFLNRLLFFYNLPLIWRGWRRPLVYEDLPDVLPRNSAEAVYRRWRSTLDSRKEGQHWEEFMVVGKAATATSQSKTKVSLVWQVWRQNQSTMLMLLLSCLFFENIVFLNPVLVGWLIEFMGDESEPWWHGYLYAVLLVAVCEIRSLFKNMYIKDMMTITVRIRTALMAAVYNKAIYLSSSSRRKFTVGEIVNLMAVDAQVIGDTFLELNNFISTPLVILFTVSFIWAELGPSALAGLAVMMLLIPLNSRILSHTKALQAQAMKVTDSRVKALSEIINGIKVLKLYAWETSFSEQVKSFRDEEVKLLKRLAMYRSLHVFFFNTTPFIVSLATFATYLLVSEENQLDAKKAFVCITLFDIFRMPIIVLPELISKCVHCAVSMRRMERYLNADELDPLDVISDPHQGSAVMVQGGCFSWEGDEEQATWRLQDIELKVHHGQLVALVGMVGSGKSSILSALLGEMKKDAGKVVVNGCVAYVSQHPWLQNATLRDNITWGQAYDPRRYRQVVRACALQADIDMLPAGDLTEIGENGINMSGGQKQRISLARAVYSSANVFFLDDPLSAVDSHVGRHIFDHVLGPNGLLKDKARVLVTHAVTFLPQVDEVVVVAEGRVTERGTYASLLASEGSFAKFMVQHIKELDEEEADIEMEALHDQLESVDSNMKLYRQLSDTRQSLKSSLSYQPSSPSTPHLNSSRWSMVSKNSASEGRPQLQYQLSTDSSVSGFMHSIRNGSISSLHSHAAKSQEAKSLKGNDNIQKLVNNEVSETGNVSFRVYFIYVRAMGVLFTTVSFVTLVLSQASYAGSRVWLAEWSSEQTNVTDNTSASRDTFLLVYGVFALTQSHCTLKAANTLHSGLLKSVLHLPMSFFDTNPSGRIMNRFSKEIDKVDKKLPMVVRSCQTTLIQVVTTLGVIIATTPVVASMVVPIMLVYFVIQRVFVATSRQIMRLESVSKSPIYSHFSETIAGVSVIRAFKRQDEFFSQSLQKMENSQKSIYACITANRWLSIHLETIGNLITFAAALFGVANRLTISPGAVGLTVSYALSITMLLNWLVRVVSDLEASIVSVEKIDEYMQLPQEAAWRVDRNTPPSAWPDQGTIKFQNYETRYRPGLSLVLQDITCSIRPAEKVGIVGRTGAGKSSLTMALFRIIEASGGGIDIDNITIGGIGLHDLRSQISIIPQDAVLFSGTLRMNLDPLNQHSDDELWHALELAHLSAYIHKQVLGLQHPVDQGGSNFSAGQKQLLCLARALLRKSKVLVLDEATAAVDLQTDDLIQATIRSQFTECTVITIAHRLNTIMDSDRVMVLQSGRIAEYDAPSVLLKQPNSLFYSMAREAGIV